One segment of Falco peregrinus isolate bFalPer1 chromosome 4, bFalPer1.pri, whole genome shotgun sequence DNA contains the following:
- the ERCC5 gene encoding DNA excision repair protein ERCC-5 isoform X2: MGQKKILQEELCENPYSVDIESEDFKKLPPEVKHEILTHMEELTKRNRTLFEAMPEESNDFSQYQLRGLLRKSNLNRCIENVQKELNQQHSGEIQTQYENEGGFVKEVESRRVVSEDTSHYILIKGIQARESTTRDFETTAGPSSEMLEFTKLNKVNEAPANTKLVTSDKLQTEKDNKVVTAPPSPRTLLAIQAAMVESSSEEELGGENTGRLNMYQSITEEGSVSPRTLRAIQQALSDDGRREEVVTVKTGGVLPERSDLKDFLLSSSDEEDQFPEDKEGKKIPTFTIHSSNQVVMQDTECEQKSQELERNHITPKDTSISRAGNYSCVDYTRKGKEDVDKEENDSKMGLNSLRDKDINLCMEKPSCSPVQTCIQTLICAETADLSKNEENLTISENIEEVISQTEENASEVQKDISSFPEAKGPEEERERISESEDSDSDGSFIEVVTEISNKAEFATECDEKLGDETVLPEGETGHHNTVTQDLLKESDEVQFASSQNVEREDDGKDAGDDWQDINLEELEELENDLSAEQNMLQAQKQQQERVAASVTGQMFLESQELLRLFGIPYIEAPMEAEAQCAVLDLTDQTSGTITDDSDVWLFGARHVYKNFFSQNKYVEYYQYVDFQNQLGLDRSKLINLAYLLGSDYTEGIPNVGFVTAMEILNEFPGHGLEPLLKFSEWWNEAQKNKKLRPNPRDTKVKKKLRDLQLSSGFPNPAVAEAYLKPVVDETKGSFTWGKPDIEQIREFCQDHFGWTRTKIDEILLPVIKQLNLQQTQLRIDSFFRLAQHEKLAIKSQRLRRAVTCLKRKEKEADDEIRKAAAVTEMEIKQHGEGKGGGTAGCTNHQAVATEVQSGKRRKHSDSRKERLCGGGFIGNLQLSETSSDSSVEESESRDLGKSKRRKNVSAVEMADHKERKGCSSSSSEDEELGKIVMVTAKPVFEGRKKKSRSKRGIKKKKP, from the exons ATGGGCCAAAAAAAGATCTTGCAG GAAGAGTTATGTGAAAATCCTTATTCTGTAGATATTGAATCCGAAGATTTCAAAAAACTGCCTCCAGAAGTAAAACATGAGATCTTGACTCATATGGAGGAACTTACAAAGCGCAATAGAACATTATTTGAAGCAATGCCAGAg gagtCCAATGACTTTTCCCAGTACCAGCTTAGGGGTTTGCTTAGGAAAAGCAACCTCAATCGGTGCATAGAAAATGTACAAAAAGAATTGAATCAACAGCACTCGGGTGAAATCCAAACACAATATGAAAATGAAGGTGGTTTTGTGAAAGAAGTGGAATCTAGGAGGGTAGTCTCTGAAGATACTTCTCACTATATCCTAATAAAGG GTATTCAGGCAAGAGAATCTACAACTAGAGACTTCGAAACTACTGCAGGACCCTCATCAGAAATGCTTGAATTTACTAAATTGAATAAAGTCAATGAAGCTCCTGCTAATACAAAGCTAGTTACATCTGACAAGTTGCAGACAGAGAAAGATAACAAGGTGGTGACAGCACCGCCCTCTCCTCGAACTTTGCTTGCTATCCAGGCAGCTATGGTAGAAAGCAGCTCAGAAGAAGAACTGGGAGGTGAAAATACAGGACGATTGAACATGTACCAGTCTATAACAGAGGAAGGCAGTGTGTCTCCAAGAACACTACGGGCAATTCAGCAAGCTCTGAGTGATGATGGTAGAAGAGAGGAAGTTGTTACTGTTAAAACTGGTGGAGTGCTACCAGAAAGATCAGACTTAAAGGATTTTCTGCTTAGTAGCTCAGATGAAGAAGATCAGTTTCCTGAAGataaggagggaaaaaaaatacctacatTTACAATTCATTCATCAAACCAAGTTGTTATGCAAGACACTGAATGTGAACAAAAGAGTCAGGAGTTGGAAAGAAATCATATTACACCCAAGGACACCAGTATATCTAGAGCTGGAAATTATTCTTGTGTTGACTATActagaaaaggcaaagaagatgtagacaaagaagaaaatgattCCAAAATGGGCTTAAATTCTTTGAGAGATAAGGATATAAATTTGTGCATGGAGAAGCCAAGCTGTTCCCCTGTACAAACTTGTATACAGACTTTGATTTGTGCTGAAACAGCAGACCTTtctaaaaatgaggaaaacttgacaatttctgaaaatatagaGGAAGTAATTTCGCAAACAGAAGAGAATGCATCTGAGGTACAAAAGGATATTAGTTCTTTTCCAGAAGCAAAAGGtcctgaggaggaaagagaacGGATATCAGAGTCTGAAGACAGTGATTCTGATG gAAGCTTTATTGAAGTGGTTACTGAAATCAGTAATAAGGCTGAGTTTGCTACTGAATGCGATGAAAAACTGGGTGATGAAACAGTTCTTCCAGAAGGGGAGACAGGGCACCACAATACTGTCACTCAGGACTTGCTGAAGGAGTCTGATGAAGTACAGTTCGCCAGCAGTCAGAACGTTGAAAGAGAAGATGATGGTAAAGATGCAGGGGATGATTGGCAAGACATCAATTTG GAAGAACTAGAAGAATTAGAAAATGACCTCTCTGCTGAGCAGAACATGCTTCAGGCtcaaaaacagcagcaggagcgtGTTGCGGCTTCTGTAACAGGACAGATGTTCTTGGAAAGCCAG GAGCTTCTCCGTCTGTTTGGTATTCCGTATATTGAAGCTCCAATGGAGGCAGAGGCACAGTGTGCTGTATTGGACCTTACTGATCAGACCTCTGGGACAATCACTGATGATAGTGATGTTTGGTTATTTGGTGCACGACATGTTtataaaaatttcttcagtCAAAACAAATATGTGGAATATTATCAGTATGTTGATTTTCAAAACCAGCTAG GGTTGGATCGAAGCAAGCTAATTAATTTGGCATACTTGCTTGGAAGTGACTACACTGAGGGTATCCCAAATGTTGGCTTTGTGACAGCAATGGAGATTTTAAATGAGTTTCCTGGACATGGCTTGGAACCTCTCTTAAAATTCAG TGAGTGGTGGAATGAGGCCCAAAAGAATAAGAAATTGAGACCTAATCCACGTGATACCAAAGTCAAGAAGAAACTGCGGGACCTGCAACTTTCTTCAGGTTTCCCAAATCCAGCAGTGGCAGAAGCATACCTGAAGCCTGTAGTGGATGAGACAAAGGGTTCATTCACCTGGGGGAAGCCTGATATAGAGCAGATCAGAGAAT TCTGTCAGGATCACTTTGGCTGGACTAGGACAAAGATAGATGAAATCCTGTTGCCTGTGATCAAACAGCTGAACTTGCAGCAG ACTCAGCTTCGAATTGATTCATTCTTCAGACTGGCCCAGCACGAAAAACTAGCTATTAAAAGTCAGAGGTTGCGCAGAGCTGTGACTTGtctgaagagaaaggaaaaagaagcagatgATGAAATTCggaaggctgctgctgttacGGAGATGGAAATTAAACAgcatggggaagggaaggggggaggtACTGCAGGCTGCACAAATCATCAAGCTGTGGCAACGGAAGTCCAaagtggaaagagaagaaaacactcAGATTCCAGAAAAGAACGTTTATGTGGAGGTGGTTTTATTGGGAATTTGCAGCTTTCAGAAACTTCTAGTGACTCCTCAGTAGAGGAATCGGAAAGCAGAGATCTAGGcaagagcaaaaggaggaaaaatgtctCTGCAGTGGAGATGGCAGACCATAAAGAGAGAAAGGGGTGCAGTAGCTCAAGTAGTGAGGATGAAGAACTGGGAAAGATAGTCATGGTGACTGCCAAACCTGTGTTTGagggcagaaaaaagaaatcacgGAGTAAGagaggaattaaaaagaaaaagccttaa
- the ERCC5 gene encoding DNA excision repair protein ERCC-5 isoform X1, whose product MGVQGLWKLLECAGRPINPEILEGKILAVDISIWLNQAIKGARDRGGSSIRNAHLLTLFHRLCKLLFFRIRPVFVFDGEAPLLKKQTLAKRRQRKEVALSDSRKTTEKLLKTFLKRQVIKTALKGKRNEVLPSITQVRREGIDDIYALPPLEDEEKNSSAEEDEKEWEVRMGQKKILQEELCENPYSVDIESEDFKKLPPEVKHEILTHMEELTKRNRTLFEAMPEESNDFSQYQLRGLLRKSNLNRCIENVQKELNQQHSGEIQTQYENEGGFVKEVESRRVVSEDTSHYILIKGIQARESTTRDFETTAGPSSEMLEFTKLNKVNEAPANTKLVTSDKLQTEKDNKVVTAPPSPRTLLAIQAAMVESSSEEELGGENTGRLNMYQSITEEGSVSPRTLRAIQQALSDDGRREEVVTVKTGGVLPERSDLKDFLLSSSDEEDQFPEDKEGKKIPTFTIHSSNQVVMQDTECEQKSQELERNHITPKDTSISRAGNYSCVDYTRKGKEDVDKEENDSKMGLNSLRDKDINLCMEKPSCSPVQTCIQTLICAETADLSKNEENLTISENIEEVISQTEENASEVQKDISSFPEAKGPEEERERISESEDSDSDGSFIEVVTEISNKAEFATECDEKLGDETVLPEGETGHHNTVTQDLLKESDEVQFASSQNVEREDDGKDAGDDWQDINLEELEELENDLSAEQNMLQAQKQQQERVAASVTGQMFLESQELLRLFGIPYIEAPMEAEAQCAVLDLTDQTSGTITDDSDVWLFGARHVYKNFFSQNKYVEYYQYVDFQNQLGLDRSKLINLAYLLGSDYTEGIPNVGFVTAMEILNEFPGHGLEPLLKFSEWWNEAQKNKKLRPNPRDTKVKKKLRDLQLSSGFPNPAVAEAYLKPVVDETKGSFTWGKPDIEQIREFCQDHFGWTRTKIDEILLPVIKQLNLQQTQLRIDSFFRLAQHEKLAIKSQRLRRAVTCLKRKEKEADDEIRKAAAVTEMEIKQHGEGKGGGTAGCTNHQAVATEVQSGKRRKHSDSRKERLCGGGFIGNLQLSETSSDSSVEESESRDLGKSKRRKNVSAVEMADHKERKGCSSSSSEDEELGKIVMVTAKPVFEGRKKKSRSKRGIKKKKP is encoded by the exons ATGGGAGTTCAAGGACTTTGGAAACTGCTTGAATGTGCTGGAAGACCTATAAACCCCGAAATACTGGAAGGAAAAATCCTTGCTGTTG ATATCAGTATTTGGTTGAACCAAGCAATAAAGGGAGCCAGAGATCGTGGTGGCAGTTCCATACGAAATGCTCACCTCCTCACTCTGTTTCACCGGCTCTGCAAGTTACTGTTTTTCCGAATTCGACCTGTCTTTGTTTTTGATGGAGAGGCACCACTTCTGAAGAAGCAGACCTTG GCTAAGCgaagacaaagaaaggaagtTGCCCTCAGTGATTCCAGGAAAACTACAGAGAAActcttgaaaacatttttgaagagACAAGTTATCAAAACTGCTCTTAAGGGCAAAAg GAATGAAGTTTTGCCCAGTATTACACAAGTTCGAAGAGAAGGAATTGATGATATATATGCATTGCCGCCTTTAGAGGATGAAGAGAAGAACAG cTCGGCggaggaagatgaaaaagaatgGGAAGTGAGAATGGGCCAAAAAAAGATCTTGCAG GAAGAGTTATGTGAAAATCCTTATTCTGTAGATATTGAATCCGAAGATTTCAAAAAACTGCCTCCAGAAGTAAAACATGAGATCTTGACTCATATGGAGGAACTTACAAAGCGCAATAGAACATTATTTGAAGCAATGCCAGAg gagtCCAATGACTTTTCCCAGTACCAGCTTAGGGGTTTGCTTAGGAAAAGCAACCTCAATCGGTGCATAGAAAATGTACAAAAAGAATTGAATCAACAGCACTCGGGTGAAATCCAAACACAATATGAAAATGAAGGTGGTTTTGTGAAAGAAGTGGAATCTAGGAGGGTAGTCTCTGAAGATACTTCTCACTATATCCTAATAAAGG GTATTCAGGCAAGAGAATCTACAACTAGAGACTTCGAAACTACTGCAGGACCCTCATCAGAAATGCTTGAATTTACTAAATTGAATAAAGTCAATGAAGCTCCTGCTAATACAAAGCTAGTTACATCTGACAAGTTGCAGACAGAGAAAGATAACAAGGTGGTGACAGCACCGCCCTCTCCTCGAACTTTGCTTGCTATCCAGGCAGCTATGGTAGAAAGCAGCTCAGAAGAAGAACTGGGAGGTGAAAATACAGGACGATTGAACATGTACCAGTCTATAACAGAGGAAGGCAGTGTGTCTCCAAGAACACTACGGGCAATTCAGCAAGCTCTGAGTGATGATGGTAGAAGAGAGGAAGTTGTTACTGTTAAAACTGGTGGAGTGCTACCAGAAAGATCAGACTTAAAGGATTTTCTGCTTAGTAGCTCAGATGAAGAAGATCAGTTTCCTGAAGataaggagggaaaaaaaatacctacatTTACAATTCATTCATCAAACCAAGTTGTTATGCAAGACACTGAATGTGAACAAAAGAGTCAGGAGTTGGAAAGAAATCATATTACACCCAAGGACACCAGTATATCTAGAGCTGGAAATTATTCTTGTGTTGACTATActagaaaaggcaaagaagatgtagacaaagaagaaaatgattCCAAAATGGGCTTAAATTCTTTGAGAGATAAGGATATAAATTTGTGCATGGAGAAGCCAAGCTGTTCCCCTGTACAAACTTGTATACAGACTTTGATTTGTGCTGAAACAGCAGACCTTtctaaaaatgaggaaaacttgacaatttctgaaaatatagaGGAAGTAATTTCGCAAACAGAAGAGAATGCATCTGAGGTACAAAAGGATATTAGTTCTTTTCCAGAAGCAAAAGGtcctgaggaggaaagagaacGGATATCAGAGTCTGAAGACAGTGATTCTGATG gAAGCTTTATTGAAGTGGTTACTGAAATCAGTAATAAGGCTGAGTTTGCTACTGAATGCGATGAAAAACTGGGTGATGAAACAGTTCTTCCAGAAGGGGAGACAGGGCACCACAATACTGTCACTCAGGACTTGCTGAAGGAGTCTGATGAAGTACAGTTCGCCAGCAGTCAGAACGTTGAAAGAGAAGATGATGGTAAAGATGCAGGGGATGATTGGCAAGACATCAATTTG GAAGAACTAGAAGAATTAGAAAATGACCTCTCTGCTGAGCAGAACATGCTTCAGGCtcaaaaacagcagcaggagcgtGTTGCGGCTTCTGTAACAGGACAGATGTTCTTGGAAAGCCAG GAGCTTCTCCGTCTGTTTGGTATTCCGTATATTGAAGCTCCAATGGAGGCAGAGGCACAGTGTGCTGTATTGGACCTTACTGATCAGACCTCTGGGACAATCACTGATGATAGTGATGTTTGGTTATTTGGTGCACGACATGTTtataaaaatttcttcagtCAAAACAAATATGTGGAATATTATCAGTATGTTGATTTTCAAAACCAGCTAG GGTTGGATCGAAGCAAGCTAATTAATTTGGCATACTTGCTTGGAAGTGACTACACTGAGGGTATCCCAAATGTTGGCTTTGTGACAGCAATGGAGATTTTAAATGAGTTTCCTGGACATGGCTTGGAACCTCTCTTAAAATTCAG TGAGTGGTGGAATGAGGCCCAAAAGAATAAGAAATTGAGACCTAATCCACGTGATACCAAAGTCAAGAAGAAACTGCGGGACCTGCAACTTTCTTCAGGTTTCCCAAATCCAGCAGTGGCAGAAGCATACCTGAAGCCTGTAGTGGATGAGACAAAGGGTTCATTCACCTGGGGGAAGCCTGATATAGAGCAGATCAGAGAAT TCTGTCAGGATCACTTTGGCTGGACTAGGACAAAGATAGATGAAATCCTGTTGCCTGTGATCAAACAGCTGAACTTGCAGCAG ACTCAGCTTCGAATTGATTCATTCTTCAGACTGGCCCAGCACGAAAAACTAGCTATTAAAAGTCAGAGGTTGCGCAGAGCTGTGACTTGtctgaagagaaaggaaaaagaagcagatgATGAAATTCggaaggctgctgctgttacGGAGATGGAAATTAAACAgcatggggaagggaaggggggaggtACTGCAGGCTGCACAAATCATCAAGCTGTGGCAACGGAAGTCCAaagtggaaagagaagaaaacactcAGATTCCAGAAAAGAACGTTTATGTGGAGGTGGTTTTATTGGGAATTTGCAGCTTTCAGAAACTTCTAGTGACTCCTCAGTAGAGGAATCGGAAAGCAGAGATCTAGGcaagagcaaaaggaggaaaaatgtctCTGCAGTGGAGATGGCAGACCATAAAGAGAGAAAGGGGTGCAGTAGCTCAAGTAGTGAGGATGAAGAACTGGGAAAGATAGTCATGGTGACTGCCAAACCTGTGTTTGagggcagaaaaaagaaatcacgGAGTAAGagaggaattaaaaagaaaaagccttaa